The segment CAGGACTTACGGTGCCGGATCCTTATCCAACGCAATGGCGAAATGCCGGGCGGATTCATAACCCGCCCCTGTCTGCCATGGGAGCGTTTGGAAGTGCTCGACAGCTTCGACCCATGGCTCGTCATCCAGCAGGATGTCGATACCGCTCACCTCGCTATTGAAGCTGGCGAGCGTGACACTGATGGAGTGGTGCCCGCGGCCCTGAGTTGCCTCGAACATCCGGCGCAGGGCTGGCCAGCCGTGTTCCCGGTAGGTCGAGGTCAGCGAATGCGTCCACCCCTCGGATTCCTCGGTAACCACCTGCCCTTCGAAGACGTTCCAGCTCGCTGTCGCCGCCACCCAGGTCTCAAGGGTCGTTCGGGGCGGATCGCACACGTGGTTAGCCAAGGCTTCCAGCATGACGTGGAGCGGGCCAATCATCGTCTTGACGAAGCTGTTGGTTATGGCCTTTTCGCGGGAATCGCCGTGGCCGAACATGCTTGAGAACACCGGCTTGTTCGCCGTGAGCGGGCTAAGGGCGATGAGCTCGTAGCCGACCATGTAGGTGCCCGGATTCGCCGAAGGCACGTCGTGGACGGAAGCCTTCAGTCCAAGATCGCCTGGTAACAGGAGGACATCGCCCACACGCGTGACCTCTATACCGTGGCTGCGTAATGCGTGGGCCAACATCTCGGTTGGGTCCGCGACCTGACCAGGGGGTTCGGTGTGCTCGGGCTTGTTCTTCACCGGCCTGCTGGTTAGGCGCTTTAGCCAGTCCATCGTGCTCCCCCAACATGCTCTTGCTGTCATACGGACGCAATCGGCGCGACTGCGAATGGGCGTCAGGCAGAACCTAGCTTCGCTGGGTCAAACATACATGCGCGTTGTCAAAGTCC is part of the Luteibacter pinisoli genome and harbors:
- a CDS encoding DUF6348 family protein yields the protein MDWLKRLTSRPVKNKPEHTEPPGQVADPTEMLAHALRSHGIEVTRVGDVLLLPGDLGLKASVHDVPSANPGTYMVGYELIALSPLTANKPVFSSMFGHGDSREKAITNSFVKTMIGPLHVMLEALANHVCDPPRTTLETWVAATASWNVFEGQVVTEESEGWTHSLTSTYREHGWPALRRMFEATQGRGHHSISVTLASFNSEVSGIDILLDDEPWVEAVEHFQTLPWQTGAGYESARHFAIALDKDPAP